The proteins below are encoded in one region of Acanthochromis polyacanthus isolate Apoly-LR-REF ecotype Palm Island chromosome 4, KAUST_Apoly_ChrSc, whole genome shotgun sequence:
- the LOC110955650 gene encoding alanine aminotransferase 2-like isoform X2: MTSLQHVNPRVRGIRVSPQNVLQSLAEHITQEITQGAHKPFKEVIDVSSGDPHRAGMKPVSFVRQVLAVCLYPELLKDQSLPLDVKLRAQRLLEACDGGSVGSYSDSSGLLHVRQSIAEFITKRDAGVPSYAKNVFISSGSQKALMIIVRLLASGEGETQTGVLTPMPSPHTLPTLLDEAEVALVPYQLVEERGWAVHLEELHRAVTTARGHCQPRAIYISNPGNPTGHVQTRESMEEVIRFAAAEGLLLFVDEVYQDSMIGLDREFISYKRVLFEMGKEYAETVELVSSHSLSCTSIAECGQRAGYMEIVNMDPEVMHFVDTMLCTDVSTPITGQLALDLMVNPPKPGDPSYDTYTQNAQRAVELLNDLPGMSCQLAMGGIYLYPCLHLPSEFRQLAKMLEVEAHVLYCQKFLEEEGVLGGVGHDGGTASSHHVRLCVHVPPDTMEEVLTRLRSFHLRLMDGHCNSD, from the exons ATGACTTCCCTGCAACACGTCAATCCCAGAGTGAGAGGAATCAGAGTGTCGCCACAGAATGTTCTCCAAAGTCTGGCTGAGCACATAACACAGGAGATCACGCAG GGGGCCCACAAACCATTTAAGGAGGTGATCGATGTCAGCTCAGGTGATCCTCACAGAGCAGGAATGAAACCCGTCTCATTTGTTCGACAG GTCTTGGCAGTCTGTTTGTACCCTGAGCTGCTGAAAGACCAAAGCCTTCCTCTGGATGTCAAACTGAGAGCTCAGAGGCTGCTGGAGGCCTGCGATGGAGGAAGTGTGG GTTCATACAGTGATTCCTCTGGGCTCCTTCATGTTCGGCAAAGCATCGCTGAGTTCATCACAAAACGAGATGCTGGAGTTCCCTCATACGCCAAAAACGTCTTTATTTCATCTGGTTCTCAAAAGGCACTGATG ATTATTGTGAGGCTGCTGGCCAGTGGGGAGGGGGAGACTCAGACAGGGGTGTTGACCCCCATGCCAAGCCCACACACACTGCCCACTCTGCTGGATGAGGCTGAGGTGGCTCTGGTGCCCTACCAGCTGGTGGAGGAGCGAGGCTGGGCTGTACACCTGGAAGAGCTGCACCGAGCTGTGACGACTGCTAGAGGGCACTGCCAGCCCCGAGCAATTTACATCAGCAACCCAGGAAACCCCACAG GCCATGTGCAGACCAGGGAATCAATGGAGGAAGTAATTCGGTTTGCAGCAGCTGAGGGACTCCTGCTGTTTGTTGATGAG GTTTACCAGGACAGCATGATTGGACTGGACAGAGAGTTTATTTCCTATAAGAGAGTCCTGTTTGAGATGGGCAAAGAGTACGCAGAGACCGTGGAGCTGGTCTCCTCCCACTCTTTGTCCTGCACCTCCATAGCAGA GTGTGGTCAGAGGGCAGGGTACATGGAGATAGTCAACATGGATCCAGAGGTCATGCACTTTGTTGATACCATGCTGTGCACTGATGTCTCCACTCCAATCACAGGACAGCTAGCTCTGGACCTCATGGTCAACCCACCAAAGCCTGGAGACCCTTCAtatgacacatacacacag AATGCTCAGCGGGCTGTGGAGCTCCTGAATGATCTACCAGGGATGAGCTGCCAGCTAGCGATGGGGGGAATCTACCTTTATCCATGTCTGCATTTACCATCTGAGTTTAGGCAGCTAGCTAAG atGCTGGAAGTGGAAGCACATGTTCTGTACTGTCAGAAGTTCCTGGAAGAGGAGGGTGTGCTTGGGGGTGTAGGGCACGACGGCGGAACAGCCAGCAGCCACCATGTGAG GTTATGTGTCCATGTTCCTCCTGACACCATGGAGGAGGTCCTGACTCGCCTCCGTTCCTTTCACCTTCGCCTCATGGACGGCCACTGTAACTCCGACTAA
- the LOC110955650 gene encoding alanine aminotransferase 2-like isoform X1, with product MTSLQHVNPRVRGIRVSPQNVLQSLAEHITQEITQGAHKPFKEVIDVSSGDPHRAGMKPVSFVRQVLAVCLYPELLKDQSLPLDVKLRAQRLLEACDGGSVGSYSDSSGLLHVRQSIAEFITKRDAGVPSYAKNVFISSGSQKALMIIVRLLASGEGETQTGVLTPMPSPHTLPTLLDEAEVALVPYQLVEERGWAVHLEELHRAVTTARGHCQPRAIYISNPGNPTGHVQTRESMEEVIRFAAAEGLLLFVDEVYQDSMIGLDREFISYKRVLFEMGKEYAETVELVSSHSLSCTSIAECGQRAGYMEIVNMDPEVMHFVDTMLCTDVSTPITGQLALDLMVNPPKPGDPSYDTYTQETLLTQTTLSQNAQRAVELLNDLPGMSCQLAMGGIYLYPCLHLPSEFRQLAKMLEVEAHVLYCQKFLEEEGVLGGVGHDGGTASSHHVRLCVHVPPDTMEEVLTRLRSFHLRLMDGHCNSD from the exons ATGACTTCCCTGCAACACGTCAATCCCAGAGTGAGAGGAATCAGAGTGTCGCCACAGAATGTTCTCCAAAGTCTGGCTGAGCACATAACACAGGAGATCACGCAG GGGGCCCACAAACCATTTAAGGAGGTGATCGATGTCAGCTCAGGTGATCCTCACAGAGCAGGAATGAAACCCGTCTCATTTGTTCGACAG GTCTTGGCAGTCTGTTTGTACCCTGAGCTGCTGAAAGACCAAAGCCTTCCTCTGGATGTCAAACTGAGAGCTCAGAGGCTGCTGGAGGCCTGCGATGGAGGAAGTGTGG GTTCATACAGTGATTCCTCTGGGCTCCTTCATGTTCGGCAAAGCATCGCTGAGTTCATCACAAAACGAGATGCTGGAGTTCCCTCATACGCCAAAAACGTCTTTATTTCATCTGGTTCTCAAAAGGCACTGATG ATTATTGTGAGGCTGCTGGCCAGTGGGGAGGGGGAGACTCAGACAGGGGTGTTGACCCCCATGCCAAGCCCACACACACTGCCCACTCTGCTGGATGAGGCTGAGGTGGCTCTGGTGCCCTACCAGCTGGTGGAGGAGCGAGGCTGGGCTGTACACCTGGAAGAGCTGCACCGAGCTGTGACGACTGCTAGAGGGCACTGCCAGCCCCGAGCAATTTACATCAGCAACCCAGGAAACCCCACAG GCCATGTGCAGACCAGGGAATCAATGGAGGAAGTAATTCGGTTTGCAGCAGCTGAGGGACTCCTGCTGTTTGTTGATGAG GTTTACCAGGACAGCATGATTGGACTGGACAGAGAGTTTATTTCCTATAAGAGAGTCCTGTTTGAGATGGGCAAAGAGTACGCAGAGACCGTGGAGCTGGTCTCCTCCCACTCTTTGTCCTGCACCTCCATAGCAGA GTGTGGTCAGAGGGCAGGGTACATGGAGATAGTCAACATGGATCCAGAGGTCATGCACTTTGTTGATACCATGCTGTGCACTGATGTCTCCACTCCAATCACAGGACAGCTAGCTCTGGACCTCATGGTCAACCCACCAAAGCCTGGAGACCCTTCAtatgacacatacacacag GAAACCCTCCTCACTCAGACCACTCTGTCCCAGAATGCTCAGCGGGCTGTGGAGCTCCTGAATGATCTACCAGGGATGAGCTGCCAGCTAGCGATGGGGGGAATCTACCTTTATCCATGTCTGCATTTACCATCTGAGTTTAGGCAGCTAGCTAAG atGCTGGAAGTGGAAGCACATGTTCTGTACTGTCAGAAGTTCCTGGAAGAGGAGGGTGTGCTTGGGGGTGTAGGGCACGACGGCGGAACAGCCAGCAGCCACCATGTGAG GTTATGTGTCCATGTTCCTCCTGACACCATGGAGGAGGTCCTGACTCGCCTCCGTTCCTTTCACCTTCGCCTCATGGACGGCCACTGTAACTCCGACTAA